One segment of Chlorocebus sabaeus isolate Y175 chromosome 24, mChlSab1.0.hap1, whole genome shotgun sequence DNA contains the following:
- the CNIH1 gene encoding protein cornichon homolog 1 translates to MAFTFAAFCYMLALLLTAALIFFAIWHIIAFDELKTDYKNPIDQCNTLNPLVLPEYLIHAFFCVMFLCAAEWLTLGLNMPLLAYHIWRYMSRPVMSGPGLYDPTTIMNADILAYCQKEGWCKLAFYLLAFFYYLYGMIYVLVSS, encoded by the exons ATGGCGTTCACGTTCGCGGCCTTCTGCTACATGCTGGCGCTGCTGCTCACTGCCGCGCTCATCTTCTTCGCCATTTGGCAC attatagCATTTGATGAGCTGAAGACTGATTACAAGAATCCTATAGACCAGTGTAATACCCTGAATCCC CTTGTACTCCCAGAGTACCTCATCCACGCTTTCTTCTGTGTCATGTTTCTCTGTGCAGCGGAGTGGCTTACACTGGGCCTCAACATGCCCCTCTTGGCATATCATATTTGGAG GTATATGAGTAGACCAGTGATGAGTGGCCCAGGACTCTATGACCCTACAACCATCATGAATGCAGATATTCTAGCATATTGTCAGAAGGAAGGATGGTGCAAATTAGCTTTTTATCTTCTAGCATTTTTTTACTACCTATACGG catGATCTATGTTTTGGTGAGCTCTTAG